In Corylus avellana chromosome ca2, CavTom2PMs-1.0, the following proteins share a genomic window:
- the LOC132171008 gene encoding PITH domain-containing protein At3g04780 has product MSGESASAIQRSQVDLMDFIDWSGVECLNQSTSHSLPNALKQGYREDDGLNLESDADEQLLMYIPFTQVIKLHSIVVKGPEEEGPKTVKLYSNKEHMGFGNVNDYPPSDTAILSPDNLKGKPVVLKYVKFQNVRSLTIFIEDNQSGSDITKVQKIALFGTTVETTDMKGLKKIEDQH; this is encoded by the exons ATGTCTGGGGAATCGGCCAGTGCAATTCAAAGAAGCCAA GTTGATTTAATGGACTTCATAGACTGGTCTGGGGTCGAATGCCTCAACCAAAGCACTAGTCACTCTCTTCCCAATGCGCTGAAACAG GGTTACAGAGAAGATGATGGATTGAATCTGGAGAGTGATGCCGACGAGCAGCTTTTGATGTATATACCTTTCACCCAAGTTATTAAGCTGCATTCTATCGTGGTCAAAGGACCTGAAGAGGAAG GTCCTAAGACTGTGAAACTTTATTCAAATAAGGAGCACATGGGCTTCGG CAATGTCAATGACTACCCTCCTAGTGACACAGCCATTCTGTCTCCAGACAATCTCAAG GGGAAACCAGTAGTTTTGAAGTATGTCAAGTTTCAAAATGTTCGTAG CTTGACAATTTTTATCGAGGACAATCAATCTGGTTCTGATATCACAAAAGTGCAAAAGATTGCCCTGTTTGGAACAAC GGTGGAGACAACAGATATGAAGGGTTTGAAGAAGATTGAGGATCAACATTGA